In Thalassophryne amazonica chromosome 14, fThaAma1.1, whole genome shotgun sequence, one DNA window encodes the following:
- the LOC117524792 gene encoding gamma-crystallin M3-like isoform X2 — MGKIIFYEERNFQGRSYECMSDCTDMSSYLSRCHSCRVESGCFMVYDRPNYMGNQWFMRRGEYPDYMNMMGWSGAIRSCRMIPMYRGQFRMRIYERENFGGQMYELFDDCDSIMDRYRMSDCMSCHVMDGHWLMYEQPHYRGRMMYFRPGEYRSFRDMGWSGSRFMSMRRIMDMC, encoded by the exons ATGGGCAAG ATCATCTTCTACGAGGAGAGGAACTTCCAGGGGCGTTCCTACGAGTGCATGAGTGACTGCACCGACATGTCCTCTTACCTCAGCAGGTGTCACTCCTGCAGGGTGGAGAGCGGCTGCTTCATGGTCTACGACCGCCCAAACTACATGGGTAACCAGTGGTTCATGAGGAGAGGCGAGTACCCTGACTACATGAACATGATGGGATGGAGTGGTGCTATCAGGTCTTGCAGGATGATTCCCATG TACAGAGGCCAGTTCAGGATGAGGATCTATGAGAGGGAGAACTTTGGTGGTCAGATGTAtgagctgtttgatgactgcgacAGCATCATGGACCGTTACCGCATGTCGGACTGCATGTCCTGCCACGTGATGGATGGCCACTGGCTGATGTACGAGCAGCCCCACTACAGAGGCAGGATGATGTACTTCAGACCTGGAGAGTACCGAAGCTTCAGGGACATGGGCTGGAGCGGCTCCAGGTTCATGAGCATGAGGCGCATCATGGACATGTGTTAA
- the LOC117524792 gene encoding gamma-crystallin M3-like isoform X1 produces the protein MSGRIIFYEERNFQGRSYECMSDCTDMSSYLSRCHSCRVESGCFMVYDRPNYMGNQWFMRRGEYPDYMNMMGWSGAIRSCRMIPMYRGQFRMRIYERENFGGQMYELFDDCDSIMDRYRMSDCMSCHVMDGHWLMYEQPHYRGRMMYFRPGEYRSFRDMGWSGSRFMSMRRIMDMC, from the exons ATGTCTGGGAGA ATCATCTTCTACGAGGAGAGGAACTTCCAGGGGCGTTCCTACGAGTGCATGAGTGACTGCACCGACATGTCCTCTTACCTCAGCAGGTGTCACTCCTGCAGGGTGGAGAGCGGCTGCTTCATGGTCTACGACCGCCCAAACTACATGGGTAACCAGTGGTTCATGAGGAGAGGCGAGTACCCTGACTACATGAACATGATGGGATGGAGTGGTGCTATCAGGTCTTGCAGGATGATTCCCATG TACAGAGGCCAGTTCAGGATGAGGATCTATGAGAGGGAGAACTTTGGTGGTCAGATGTAtgagctgtttgatgactgcgacAGCATCATGGACCGTTACCGCATGTCGGACTGCATGTCCTGCCACGTGATGGATGGCCACTGGCTGATGTACGAGCAGCCCCACTACAGAGGCAGGATGATGTACTTCAGACCTGGAGAGTACCGAAGCTTCAGGGACATGGGCTGGAGCGGCTCCAGGTTCATGAGCATGAGGCGCATCATGGACATGTGTTAA